The DNA region AAAGTCTAgtgagtattttattaaatcttttttgtaatattccaAATCAGATTCTCTAACCTTAATATTTGATTGATTGCGattacttaatttatgtttacgGCGTGATAATGTGAATTACTTTTTGCTGtacataagttatttaattttttgattattttataaagtagaACAGccaataatactatattatattaaagtataaaaatactatattaaagCCTTTAGTATCctatttgatataatatttcatattttaattgttgaaTTTAACTTCCAGCTCTATTATGGGAAACCAGACAATATCAAAACATACCATATATAACGCTGTCAAGGTCGCTCTGTTATTACACCACGCAACCACTGAAGTTGCAGCATGTTGTCACTCAAAAACCATCaaatacatcaatattttctCCGTTTTATTTAAGACACCTATCTACAAGCAGGTGTTATTTAGAAAAGGAACCATTGAAACCATCTTCAAAGGTTGAAACAACAgtagtaacaataaaaaaagaaattgaagAAAAAGAAAAGCTTCCAAAGAAACATGAGCCTAAAAAgagtttaaaagaaaaaattatgGCAGAACTCAGACATTACTACCATGGTttcagattattatttatagaagtgCGCATTTCTGCAAGTTTGCTTTTTAAGGTACTAAGAGGAAAGTCTTTAACACGAAGAGAACATAGGTTGTTAGTTACAACAATTGGAGATCTCTTCAGAATGGTACCGTTTGTTGTGTTTATTGCAGTACCATTTTTAGAATTTGCACTGCCACTATTCATCAAATTATTCCCCAACATGTTACCCTCTACATTTGAAAGTACCAGCCAAAAGGaagcaaaattaaaacaacatttgAAGGTAAAGCTTGAGATGGCTAAGTTCTTTCAAGAAACATTGGATCAAATGGCACCCCAAGCTGGAAATAGACATTCTGAATTGGCCAAAGAATTCTCTTTATTCTTTACTAAAATAAGAACTTCTGATGATGTAGCAACTAGTGAGGATATTATGAAGTTTTCAAAACTGTTTGAAGATGAAATAACACTTGATTCCTTACAAAGACCTCATCTTGTTGCACTGTGTAAAGTCTTAAATGTGTCAACAATTGGTACAAGTGCAATGCTAAGGTTTAATCTGAGAATGAAATTACGTTCTTTAGCCGCAGATGATAATATGATAGCTAAAGAAGGTGTTGACAGTTTGAATTTTAGTGAACTACAACAAGCTTGCCGGGCCAGAGGAATGCGTGCTTACGGCGTGTCTGAGGAGCGCTTACGAAAAGAATTACGGAATTGGTTGGACTTATCACTGAATGAAAAAGTTCCACCATCTCTATTGTTGCTCTCTAGAGCTCTGATGGTACCAGAGCATGTTCCTACAACATATAAGTTAAAAGCTACAATTTCAGCTCTACCAGAGAATGTTGTTATGCAAACTAAGGCGGCAATTGGCGAAAAAGAGGGCAAAGTTGATTtcaaggtatatttttatatattttatttgtaaatgcaataaatacatttctccatttgattaaaaatttgtctaaagttttttctttatatattgcATCAGATAAAATTGTAAGCAATGTTGCTATATAGTTTAAATGACTACGATTTTCAGACTAAAATGGAAGTTATTCGTCTTGAGGAATTGAGAATTAAAGAGGAAAACAAAGAATTATTGGAAGCAGAGAGGGAAAAGCAATTGCTCGAAACCAAAAAACAGCAAAAGGAGGAACTTAAGGACAAGGCTCCCATTCTTCAGGATATTAATTCAGTATTAGTGGACCCTGCACCAGTTATTGCCGTTGACACTCCAAAGCCAAAGACAGATGAAGGATTATCAGCCAAGGACATTGACGTTATTGAAGATGCTTTAGAAAAATTGGGTATGATATCTTTTTAAGAGTAAAggaaatcaattttatttagctTTACATTACAGATAGTCCATGCAATTCATTTGTAAAACACACATaccaaaaattttaaactgaTTGACTGAAATTTGGAACTGTATTGCAGAAatatgactttattttttctgtataAGTTAATTTTCTGAGCATCaggcagaaaataataaaaaacaatatagttaattattataaaatatgacactaaattgaaattagtttctttccatataaaaaattaattccatataaaaatgttctacCCTAGGCAGTTAACTCTCTAGCCTGAAATACACCTCAGCtttcataatattagtattgtcAATACCTTTTAATCTTATAGAGATTGGCATAGTGCCATTTCACAATGGTCAAGGTGATTGAAAGTGAATGAATTGTACACGAAAATAGTATTTACTTTGACATGTTTTCTTAGGAATAAGGTCattaacattttatgtattctttattattatgttatatttatgaagTTTATTCTATTGCAAATGAGGCTCGTTGGAGATCACTTTAGAATTGTAATCTACACAGTAAGAAACAACAGTCCGGTTTGCCATGAGGCAAATATTTTAGATCAAATCTTTCGTCACCATTAAACCCAGAGTCATGACCATACATTAGGTGAATGCAAATAATGTCTGAGTTGGACCAGTAAATGTTGAttgtaaaatcataataaaaatttaataattttaaccgcTTCCCTTGgcaataatatgttatttgttgACTGTGACATTAATAAAGAAACCATATAATGAAGTAATAATTTCAGCTGAACAAAAGAAGTCTTTGCTTTTGGAAAAGGAAAGTATtcaagagctgaagactgaaCTTTTGGACTATAGTGAGGATGTTAAAGAAATGGACGAGATTGTAAAGAGCAAACAAGCCGATATTAAACTTACAAAGGGAGCAAGAAGGTAAGTTTTTATACTTAACTAaatgataaatgtttttttagtcATTTTTTGATAGCAAATCCAAAATTCTTGGTCTTTGCctctattttatttcaatttttttagcaGTGGTATATGCCTAACACATGATTGTGTATACTTTGTTTACAAACAATGTTTGGGAATTCTATACATTCGTATTCTATCGTTCGTTACATTATATGAGAAAATCAATTCAAAGAGCAAAATTTCTGGTCTTTGAGCATACTATCTGAGATTTGTAGTAGTGCttatgttttcttaatagaattcgtattattaaaatctattattagGTCAGGGTTCCATATTGCAACAtgattatcaatattatttatgactcATGTCAATAAACCTTTGTCCTTCAGACACGAAAAATTTCTCAAGGTCATACCCATATCGGACTTATTTAAACTATTGCGTCATACGATTATAGTTAGACTTGGCGACTGTAAgaggtaataataaaacatggcCTCCCCTTTGCTTACTTAAATCAGtcgttaatttatatgttgcattaaagtagttaaatcggagagttaattgaatctctagacagttaattaaatgtcgatattcaatcaagtcgctagcaatttgacttaaataaagcagcgtcgaaaacgtttaactatctgtctgaccgaatgccagcgtgttgattaacaatataaaacaagatgttaaaacaatacttcgccatgattatttcatttgttatttttatttcggtgtgatcgtgaagaacttagagcttggaaattccgtgttttgctttattgtaaatgattaggttaggttaggtttctcttgttgcctaggaacgtttaggaaactcgttaaacgtttcgttcactcacttgtctgacggaactttagcttATGCTACTGACTAGATTAaacatcgatttttaattaactgtctagagattaaattaactctctgatttaactactttactgcgtcATAAATgagagatttttttatcacggctgtattcttttattaaataatacttaatgcAAATATAGATTGGTTAATCATAAACGGTTAGGGTTGCCACCTTTTTTTTTGCCAATAAAGTACGTTGATAATACACAAGAAAAAAAGTACTTTGTATCAAAGTAAAGTATAGAgtacaattaactaaaataacgtacaatagtttataataaagtacgGGTGGAAACCCTACGTTTTATTCGTACGGGTATTGATACATATTCTCGTGAATCGTGTTCTTTATTTGAAAGTGACGCTGATAAGGGCAGACTTGGGATCAACGGGTGGAAACCCTACGTTTTATTCGTACGTGTATTGATACATATTCTCGTGCATTGGTTTCGTGTTCTTTATTTGAAAGTGACGCTGATAAGGGCAGACTTGGGATCAACGGGTGGAAACCCTACGTTTTATTCGTACGTGTATTGGTACATATTCTCGTGCATTGGTTTCGTGTTCTTTATTTGAAAGTGACGCTGATAAGGGCAGACTTGGGATCAACGGGTGGAAACCCTACGTTGTATTCGTACGTGTATTGATACATATTCTCGTGCATTGGTTTCGTGTTCTTTATTTGAAAGTGACGCTGATAAGGGCAGACTTGGGATCAACGGGTGGAAACCCTACGTTTTATTCGTACGTGTATTGGTACATATTCTCGTGCATTGGTTTCGTGTTCTTTATTTGAAAGTGACGCTGATAAGGGCAGACTTGGGATCAACGGGTGGAAACCCTACGTTGTATTCGTACGTGTATTGATACATATTCTCGTGCATTGGTTTCGTGTTCTTTATTTGAAAGTGACGCTGATAAGGGCAGACTTGGGATCAACGGGTGGAAACCCTACGTTTTATTCATACGTGTATTGGTACATATTCTCGTGAATCGTGTTCTTTATTTGAAAGTGACGCTGATAAGGGCAGACTTGGGATCAAAGTACAATCTATAGAAATGTTACTAAAATAACTTTGTATAAAACGAATGTACTCAAAGTACAAAGATTGATTTCTAAAATTTATccctaatattatttttattattgaagctttattaaagaatccatacaaaaacaaaaaacaacatagttgtgttagtataagtagttttttttgttgtctAGCCCCTTTTAGGGCCTTAAAAGCCTTTCTCCATGTcgttttttatgatttttctcAATGCATTGATCAGATCTAATTGTCTTGTTTCGTATGATAGGGATCTTACGTTGAAGgtgcatatttttattattattgtgcgAATGGAAAgcttttgtgtgtgtgtgtgtgtaattttACGTAATAACAGTAATTACATCCTACACTTTTctataacgtttttttttacattatcgtattggttTAGTACTGTAAgtatagtgtatgtattttttaaattttgcagCCAGTTGATTTGACCTatgtagattatttttttttaggtagTTTTAATATACTACTATCTTTTCTACTATTGATAGAAAGATtactatttaatgaaaatagtaTTTGCTTCCTTAACAATGCGTGTAGAATGAAAAATCTGCCTTTTTTCTTTGTgtcctttttattattatactttgcactgtttacatatataactttgctttgttccattagttttgtcttagtGATTTTATGTCTGATGTAGTTCTGCCCGTCCGTTCTGCCATTCGATCAGATCGCTctaaagcgataaggccgccatttgccatacattttatattattattttaattgcaatgtatttatttattactgcaacgaaatgtaaataaataaagattacgTACGGCCAGAGTTCCAATCCGTTCCAGGATGTTATATCCAGGtacatattgattttttttttaaatttaatattacagatTATACCGTGCCGTAAACAATATGATAAGTAAATTGGATGCGGTGTTAGTGGAACTTGATAATAAAGAAAAGGCTCTCAAAACCACATTGGAGCAAACTAAATCCGAACCGCAAAAGGCAAAGGAGCAATTGATCCAGATCGATGAGCTGATGCATTCCATTAAAAGTCTTCAGAAAGTCCCCGATGAGGCGAAACTTAAGTTGATACAAGATGTTCTGGGTAGACTGGACGACGACTTTGATGGGCAATTGAAGATTGATGATGTTTTGAAGGTATttcatagacataacattattactaacaaaacacacaataataaagtaataacattttcttttttaagaaaaaggtttaattgtataatgcGTGTGCGCTGTGGTTGTTATTGgtcctggctcagcattatgctgaggaggaGAGTTGTTCCGCAGCTCTGGTCATTTTGCCAgtgaccacagcagctagtttgcgcctcagtcgtaaaaaaaacaaataagaatctaatactcagtagaaacaaataataatagtaaaagttagcagtgtaagtaatgaaaggaaaatgtaaattaaataaaattaaaaataagtataattgttaagaagtagagaaattaatatttttttgattttgatttttgttgagtaagtggaagttttttttataactccgaagaaaattttattttagttgaagatttttcaacaaattagtaataataatccagtggcgctataaccttATGGATTCACTCAGCATTCGTTTCTTTGGtcatttctttttatagacaagtagccTTTTGTGTGACATATGTCATTGATGCCATAAATTATTGGGTTTAAGACTTTATTTAATGGTTCAGAAGAAGAGCATATAATTAACGTAAATGCGGTTGCCACTGCAGCGTCACAACTGcactaacaaaaaactataactaaaagGTACACGGTGCtcacatataattatcaagtcgatgtatatgtcgcagccaactaggttatttagccgttcaattaccAGCTTAGCCTTTTGACTAAAGGGCGCCGTTTAAttaacggcctgaaagatacagccgtagcgtttgttacaacatttaatagaCTGGGTGTCTAATGTTTAGGCCATCCGTATGGTACAGTCATTACTTGGCATTAATAGAAAAGATTTTTCTGTTTTTCCATATTCTCTAtgaaattgtatgaaaatctatgaaaaaaatagaGAATTTGGAACATAGTGCTAATCTTTGTCCTTAACTGACctaagtgatttttttatcgTTATCGTGTTGTAAAGTCCGTAAACAAACTTATCGCCAAGGTCATTTTCTCACGTGCAATGATTAATaagtaggttaggttaggttatatTTAGTCTtgagatatataataaatgcggaaagtattgtttttatcaaattatgcTGAATGAATTGCGTTTTAGCTCTCCAAAGAATTTCTTAGTAACCAATTgatctaagaaatatttttaaaaatcaccaAAACACTTCTTTCAAAAtcacaaacaaatattaaatgataacGACACGTTATGGTCTGTAACTAAACTCCTCTGAAACGGATttactgatttttattaatattttttttatttttttgttttttttttgtgtattaatcTTATGAAAAAACAAAGTTTGGTGGatcagattaaaaaaaaactatttattagaTGTTCGTTCGTTTAGACTTGTGATAATTTTGTCCGTTTTCCAGATGTTAGAAATAATAGGCAACGAGAACGTAAACCTCTCCGAGAAGCAGATGGCGGAGCTGATAGAGCTTCTGGACAAAGAAGAGATCTTGGAAGTGGAGAGTAAGATAAAGAAAGCTCTGGAAAAAGCGGCCATCGCTGCTAAAGAACAGGATAAGAAAGAAGATGGTGAGGGCAAGGTAATTTAGGATTCATAATGATCATATTCGTTAAAGTATAAGTGTGTACACGGGTTCATTCAAGGGTTTTTATCGGGAATTGAACTCCGGAACTTTAACATAAACGTATTGTATAaaacaagttaaaaaaaataaagatttaggTTCATATTCGTATCTCAAGACAGAATCTAGTCTTAAGCTCTgtaaaatatgtcaaactttttacagaaaattaagttttaacagCTCTCGAaactagatttatttatttctttccttaaaatcttaaaaaaaaatgtgtttaatattatgtgtatgtaaatcataattgtaatatatacctagtccagccataagttctgttacaaatgaaatgtttgtaagtgaagtaattaatatgattaaaatttatacctacatacttattaaagtctcagcaaaaaataaaaaaaaatctatttgaaaTGGCTTTTAAACAAGCCTTTAATCTGGTTAGccactgtttccaagggaaatttcgccacttcTTGCACCAAAGATTTTATAAGAGACTCGGAGACAGtccatgtcctctaaaactgaccataatttgaagtctaaataAAGGGTTGAGGcctagatgagggccagtcttcgGCTCTTATAGAGTCCGGAACGTTGATTTCTAGTCAGGCTTGGGTAGATCGTGACTTGCAAGTGCAGGATCCTGTTggaaagtatatttttaaaaagtgtattcttgatacactttggctcAAGTTCGTCAATCTTTTTTCACAATAATGTAGTTGTCTGACTCCTTGATAAGATAcgccaaaccatcactgacgcaggacGATGACGTTGTATCTTTGCcaccacttgagcagcttctttagaactgtgtacacttcattttgcttattgtagtgttcttcgattgtgaaaattgtttcatcggtaaagaggatatttctgtgcttttcgCCTTACAACCCTCTCTGAgtgtaaatattgatgtagAGCATGTGCTGTATATAGACTATAGGCAGTAAGCTTCaggtattgttttaaaaatacgtgACAGAGTCCTAACGGGAATCGTCATTTCTcgcgaaaatattttttgcatcctaatggggtttcgacgaatACGAAAATACgcctgataccaagcttttgaaatgTCTGGAATACGACtgacggctccatacccactttatGCAAAGCATCAccgcaatcctattttctttaacaccctattccatattgtaatttggtAATGGAgtcgaaaaaatatgtgaaatggcgcaaaatcgaatgaagtttttaaaataatatacgtgttccaaattccaaataattaaaaagttgaagaaaaaaaagtttttatgtaacagtatttatggccacaGTTACTATAGCTATAATAATAGCATTTTTTCtatggaaattatttaaataaatcttcgtTGATATTAACGCCATCTACTGTAAGAAGTTGGTAACACAGCCGTACGAAACGCGTCATCGTATCGTCTTGTTTTACATCATTACTATGCATTTCGTTATagttttaaactataaatataccCAGATATAtgactaatattatattttttctttatagaccCGCTTTAAGTTGAGTCACAGAAATGATTGGCTATCCACGGTAAAgcgtattatttaaatgttgtaagacgtattatttattagttggAAACTTAAAAATCACTGAGAATCGATGGATTGGCCACTTCAGTGTGTCCCAGTTGACATTCCCATTAGAATATTGCCTGTTTTTTAACTTTAGTGTCCTATTTTTTGAGTTTTATTGTGTTTTCTCACACTTTGattgttttagtttaattttgaacGATTTGTCACCTAAATAAGCACATCAGCTAAAATAACCTACTTATTACAGAGTCTATACGACTTAATCCGTGAAGCGCATAAACGGCGGGTCATGAAGAAAAAGCAAGCGTCGGAAGTAGAAGCGCCGATACCAAAGAGTGATGTCAAGGCAGAAGAAGGAAAGCGACCGGAAAGCCATTGATTTGTAAACGCTAGATGTCGTTGCGAGCGAGAGAAATAGTGTCATCTCGTTCAGACGTAGGGTGTGGGATATGAGTTCTCACTTATATTAACACTGGTATAGGCGTGCGAGCGAGAGAAGTGGTGTCATCTCACTCTTATGTACGGGTTTTGGGATATGCGTTCTCGCTAATACGAAACACTGGTGCGAGTGAGagaaataatatagatatcaTTATATTGCGGATTCGCTTGCACATAGGGCTAATGAGAGCGAtaagtaaatacaaaaatatatgcaaaaattatattaactttttgttaaaaaaattaattgaaattaaagaCGTCATTGAAAATCGTACcgcatttaaatttttaatttgaacccGTTTGGCAGCGACATCTCGATAggataatcaaaataatatttaaatactaagtACTTATCTACTTCTGTAGGTTAATGGTTCGGTTACGAATCTTTACGTGGAATGATCGTATGTGTAGCGTTCGAAATTTTGCTATTTTATATGGGTTTTATACGTGCCAATAGGTGGCGTTGtaatcaaaatatcatttgCAAAAGACAAAATTTAAATGCCTTTGGTGCTTGAATTGGCTATGATAATTAGCTCTTCCTTCTGGTTTGCTGTGTCAAATTAGGAAGGACTTGTATCGGATTgatatcttatatttttaccttttatatGTCTTTTCGATGTAAACTATGACAataagcattttatttaaatataatcaccAAACTATTCCGTCACgtacaaagtttttatttaatatatggtTCTGTTTTACCTTtcagaaatttattatttatctgtgATCACCTTGCTGTAGATTGCTTTCGTTTAGTAGATATTAGCACAAATTCTACTCTTCATATTGTTCAGTATGACAAATTGTatgaagtttttataataagtttgtGATATAAAAGTATGTAAATGCATTAATCTTTCATCATGGGGCTGGTAAATTGCATATAATGCAAATAAAGAATCTAAACCTGTAATTTATTTGTGGagagtattatttaaagtgtatttatttgaaagtatCTGTGAAGttataatttacacaatatagATGCTGAAAAGCCTTAAGATAATAAAGATGTCGTATTCTGTGTCGATtaccttttgttttattaaaaaatatttctatcaaaattaaaacctGGTAACACAttcttacataaaataaagacGAACCATATTTGTCTGTATCATTGTCTAAATAGCAACAGGAactataatctatattttacaatatttaagaaaaaagcaTTAACACACACATAAAACACAAAGAAAAGTATGACTAAGTTTAAAATTGTGGTGCACAGTATTAACTTGGCCTCACTCAATTTGGTCGCAGAGAATTCTCGGGCAAGGGTTGTTTGAACCCATAGAACTGAGTTTCAGTGAGGCCTTTGAGGgtacatattatatgtttttatcatagtatatttatttatttatgctttgttaccataatatacataattaaaaaacaaaaagtaagtaggttacataagtctTTATGATGTAATGCAATGTGACTTGAGAAATTCTccatacaaattgtatgaatttattttcaaataaattcaaGGGCAATTTTCAAATGAAAGCTATTACAAGATGTGTCAGGTATAggttaaaaaaaggaaatagGATATACATCCTTACTTTATAGACATAATGTTTAGTAACTGTAATACTGGTATTAAAACAATGCACTCCACTACAGGACGCCATTAatctgtaatttaaaatgacgCGGGAAAGTATGCGCGCGAAAATCATGACAGATTGGCCAGATGAGAGTTTATATTGGTCGCCGTTCAATAATCACAACCAATAGAAACGCCGACACACATATTGACGAATCACATCattgaaaaaatttaatctcATAATCACGGGCTCTCTGTCggccattttgaaatttttcgAAAATCGAAGCATCGTTATTGGCCGAGGATGAGACGTCATAGTAATCTTTTGACGGCGTTGcgcaaattgtaattttcgaCTCTCACTTATCGTGGCTGCCATGTTTTTTTTCATGCGGGGTGTGTGTGTATAGAAATTATCATGATAATTTCCCCACATAAATTACTACGGGTAAGTTTatgttttgatttgattatatattgttttccaTTGCGAAGTGGACCACGCATCCTCAGTGAAAGTGTATCATGTAATACTATCGCCTTGTGAAATTTCAACGTTTAGTTTATGATCGCAGGTTGTAGAATTCACTTTTAAGTACACATAACTCAAAGACTGGCACTACTACATTACTCACGAATTTCGTGATAACTCTATTATCTAATGTTTATTGTGTTACGACAGAATCATAACTATTGCAAGAGTGCATATTCTCACCCTTGCATGAATGACGTTAATTTGGCGCCATCGACCCATTTAGCACGGCGGGGCGGGTATAGATTTCCATGAAATTCTTTGTGCCCTTGCAAGTCATTacgataaatataacaaacaacACGTGACatagttgtaaataaatagccTGTTGTTTCAGAAGTAAGGGGTGCACGAAGTGCGTCATTCGTTGATCGCTAGTGACAATGCGATTgtacaaactttattaaacgtGAC from Pieris brassicae chromosome 2, ilPieBrab1.1, whole genome shotgun sequence includes:
- the LOC123720014 gene encoding mitochondrial proton/calcium exchanger protein isoform X1, with product MNRLVMNHCRCMKKSTLLWETRQYQNIPYITLSRSLCYYTTQPLKLQHVVTQKPSNTSIFSPFYLRHLSTSRCYLEKEPLKPSSKVETTVVTIKKEIEEKEKLPKKHEPKKSLKEKIMAELRHYYHGFRLLFIEVRISASLLFKVLRGKSLTRREHRLLVTTIGDLFRMVPFVVFIAVPFLEFALPLFIKLFPNMLPSTFESTSQKEAKLKQHLKVKLEMAKFFQETLDQMAPQAGNRHSELAKEFSLFFTKIRTSDDVATSEDIMKFSKLFEDEITLDSLQRPHLVALCKVLNVSTIGTSAMLRFNLRMKLRSLAADDNMIAKEGVDSLNFSELQQACRARGMRAYGVSEERLRKELRNWLDLSLNEKVPPSLLLLSRALMVPEHVPTTYKLKATISALPENVVMQTKAAIGEKEGKVDFKTKMEVIRLEELRIKEENKELLEAEREKQLLETKKQQKEELKDKAPILQDINSVLVDPAPVIAVDTPKPKTDEGLSAKDIDVIEDALEKLAEQKKSLLLEKESIQELKTELLDYSEDVKEMDEIVKSKQADIKLTKGARRLYRAVNNMISKLDAVLVELDNKEKALKTTLEQTKSEPQKAKEQLIQIDELMHSIKSLQKVPDEAKLKLIQDVLGRLDDDFDGQLKIDDVLKMLEIIGNENVNLSEKQMAELIELLDKEEILEVESKIKKALEKAAIAAKEQDKKEDGEGKTRFKLSHRNDWLSTSLYDLIREAHKRRVMKKKQASEVEAPIPKSDVKAEEGKRPESH
- the LOC123720014 gene encoding mitochondrial proton/calcium exchanger protein isoform X2 codes for the protein MNRLVMNHCRCMKKSTLLWETRQYQNIPYITLSRSLCYYTTQPLKLQHVVTQKPSNTSIFSPFYLRHLSTSRCYLEKEPLKPSSKVETTVVTIKKEIEEKEKLPKKHEPKKSLKEKIMAELRHYYHGFRLLFIEVRISASLLFKVLRGKSLTRREHRLLVTTIGDLFRMVPFVVFIAVPFLEFALPLFIKLFPNMLPSTFESTSQKEAKLKQHLKVKLEMAKFFQETLDQMAPQAGNRHSELAKEFSLFFTKIRTSDDVATSEDIMKFSKLFEDEITLDSLQRPHLVALCKVLNVSTIGTSAMLRFNLRMKLRSLAADDNMIAKEGVDSLNFSELQQACRARGMRAYGVSEERLRKELRNWLDLSLNEKVPPSLLLLSRALMVPEHVPTTYKLKATISALPENVVMQTKAAIGEKEGKVDFKTKMEVIRLEELRIKEENKELLEAEREKQLLETKKQQKEELKDKAPILQDINSVLVDPAPVIAVDTPKPKTDEGLSAKDIDVIEDALEKLAEQKKSLLLEKESIQELKTELLDYSEDVKEMDEIVKSKQADIKLTKGARRLYRAVNNMISKLDAVLVELDNKEKALKTTLEQTKSEPQKAKEQLIQIDELMHSIKSLQKVPDEAKLKLIQDVLGRLDDDFDGQLKIDDVLKMLEIIGNENVNLSEKQMAELIELLDKEEILEVESKIKKALEKAAIAAKEQDKKEDGEGKSLYDLIREAHKRRVMKKKQASEVEAPIPKSDVKAEEGKRPESH